One Sulfolobus sp. S-194 DNA segment encodes these proteins:
- a CDS encoding TM1812 family CRISPR-associated protein, whose product MKCLVYIAGDVTSYYTTNYEFEGKEFNTFFSAHALAKLLDPQKIVALLPDSLVVHDNSTAQDLPILIKGYKNMILNRSNQLFRDEIMKKDVEDFINKIDVRIIPNVGSGQAYYVDKEGNLLSESQKYKRSPYSKERSPVFIFNVIYSIFNELSKTCNEIIVDLTHGTNVLVSVTMAVGALFNSKFVAAPVISSPGQKVTIVDLTEVVKSMKDSLAITYSIEKVDERYFRDYSVTLRDLNPGEFKEMKELIGKIKSKDPNKVISLLKNLRNGFAVESVKSMRDLESYIDELEKDVNILSKAYSEWYNYTYFEKENRIVLSHFYSTIKVRDIIYNGNDLEVLEKILDLYIKVGYYDKAISLARELPVAFCLNSRGGGVYSDDDENYSACDKIVREYLMNNSMLQYRNVLMHGSLSKDLRAEVKESRIELRSGIALSVIENYVVSNLKRDYQNTKNEVIKQILK is encoded by the coding sequence ATGAAATGTTTAGTTTATATAGCAGGAGATGTAACGTCATATTACACTACTAATTATGAATTTGAAGGTAAGGAATTTAACACATTTTTCTCAGCTCACGCCTTAGCTAAACTTTTAGACCCACAAAAAATAGTAGCACTCTTACCGGATAGTCTAGTAGTTCATGATAATTCTACGGCCCAAGATCTCCCTATTTTAATAAAGGGATATAAGAATATGATATTAAATAGGAGCAACCAGCTGTTCAGAGACGAGATTATGAAAAAAGATGTAGAGGACTTCATCAACAAAATTGACGTTAGGATTATACCAAATGTAGGTAGCGGACAAGCTTATTATGTCGATAAGGAAGGTAACTTATTGAGTGAGAGCCAGAAATATAAAAGAAGCCCATACTCCAAGGAAAGATCGCCTGTCTTCATCTTCAACGTGATCTATTCAATATTTAATGAGCTGAGCAAAACTTGCAACGAGATAATAGTTGATCTAACCCATGGTACTAACGTATTAGTGTCTGTTACAATGGCGGTAGGAGCTCTTTTCAACTCTAAGTTTGTAGCCGCACCGGTAATTAGCTCACCTGGACAAAAGGTAACAATAGTTGATTTAACAGAAGTTGTCAAATCTATGAAGGACTCCTTGGCAATAACTTACTCTATAGAGAAAGTAGACGAGAGATATTTCAGAGATTATAGTGTAACCCTTAGGGACTTAAACCCAGGTGAGTTTAAGGAAATGAAAGAATTAATAGGAAAGATTAAGTCGAAAGATCCAAATAAAGTAATTAGCTTGCTGAAGAATTTAAGGAATGGTTTTGCCGTAGAAAGCGTGAAGAGTATGAGAGATTTAGAGAGTTACATTGATGAATTAGAAAAGGACGTAAACATACTTTCTAAGGCTTACAGTGAGTGGTATAATTACACTTACTTCGAGAAGGAGAATAGAATAGTTCTTTCCCACTTCTACTCCACCATTAAAGTTAGGGACATAATTTATAACGGTAACGACTTAGAAGTGCTGGAGAAGATTCTAGATTTATATATAAAAGTAGGTTATTATGACAAAGCGATCTCATTAGCTAGAGAACTACCAGTGGCTTTCTGTCTTAATTCTAGAGGAGGCGGTGTATATAGTGATGATGATGAAAATTATAGTGCATGTGATAAAATTGTCCGTGAGTACCTTATGAACAATAGTATGCTTCAGTATAGAAATGTGTTAATGCACGGGAGTCTTTCTAAGGACTTAAGGGCAGAAGTGAAGGAGAGTAGGATAGAGTTAAGAAGTGGGATTGCATTATCAGTAATAGAGAATTATGTAGTGAGTAACTTAAAAAGAGATTATCAGAATACTAAGAATGAGGTAATAAAACAAATACTTAAATAG
- a CDS encoding NAD(P)-dependent alcohol dehydrogenase, with protein MKAVRIHEYNEPLQLDEVDYPKITGPYDIIVKIKGAGVCRTDLHIQEGIWKDVFNPKLPFIIGHENVGIIEEVGSAVDWLSKGDPVILHPYITCRHCKACRAGNDMHCPNGKFPGLDGTDGGYAEYLKTSAYSAIKLPKNVDPTPMAPLADAGLTAYHAVKKLKLDPDSKVVVIGIGGLGHIAVQILKAITPATIIAVDISEDRIKIAKELGADEGVIAEENGGVNEVLKLTNNEGADAVLDFVGEHGTPKNAIRMIKKGGIYSIVGYGGEFVNTTLDFISREISVIGNLVGTYNELAELVELYSRGKVKLKTQIFRLDDANKALEMLKSGKIVGRAILVP; from the coding sequence GTGAAGGCAGTTAGGATTCACGAATATAATGAACCCCTACAATTAGACGAGGTAGACTATCCTAAAATAACGGGGCCTTATGATATCATAGTAAAAATAAAAGGTGCGGGAGTTTGCAGAACCGATTTACACATACAAGAGGGAATTTGGAAAGACGTATTTAATCCGAAACTGCCCTTCATCATTGGGCATGAAAATGTAGGGATAATTGAGGAAGTCGGCAGTGCTGTAGATTGGTTAAGTAAAGGAGATCCAGTAATCCTACATCCCTACATAACCTGTAGGCATTGTAAGGCATGTAGAGCAGGAAATGATATGCATTGTCCTAATGGTAAATTCCCCGGGCTTGATGGGACAGACGGAGGTTATGCCGAATATTTGAAAACATCGGCTTATTCAGCTATAAAATTGCCTAAAAATGTAGACCCAACACCAATGGCGCCATTAGCAGATGCGGGATTAACAGCCTATCATGCAGTAAAGAAGTTAAAACTAGACCCCGACAGTAAGGTAGTAGTGATAGGAATAGGAGGGTTAGGACATATAGCAGTACAGATATTAAAAGCAATAACACCGGCAACAATAATAGCTGTTGATATTAGCGAGGATAGGATAAAAATAGCTAAGGAATTAGGAGCGGATGAGGGAGTAATAGCCGAAGAAAACGGAGGTGTTAATGAAGTACTAAAGTTAACTAATAATGAGGGAGCAGATGCAGTGCTGGACTTTGTAGGTGAACATGGTACACCCAAGAATGCTATAAGGATGATTAAAAAGGGAGGAATATATTCCATTGTAGGATATGGCGGAGAATTTGTTAACACAACACTAGATTTCATAAGTAGAGAAATAAGTGTCATAGGAAACTTAGTGGGAACATATAACGAGTTAGCTGAATTGGTTGAATTATACTCAAGAGGAAAAGTGAAATTAAAAACGCAGATATTCAGACTAGATGACGCGAATAAGGCATTGGAAATGCTTAAGAGCGGAAAAATAGTTGGAAGGGCAATACTAGTACCGTAA